The genomic DNA AGCGGTCGTAGGCGCTCTCGCCGCGGTGGAAGTCCTGGTCCACCCCGGAGCGGGCGAAGCCGTTGAAGCGTTCGATGGTGGCCGCAAACGCATCGGCGGGCAGGCCCGCCTTGTCGGCCAACTCGGCCAGCGTGTCGGCCTTGACGATGACGCCGGACTCCAGCCACTTCTTCGGAATACGTTGTCCTGGTTGTAATCCCGCGAAGATGTAGCGGTCGCGGTACTGCTGGTCGAAGATCAGCCAGGACGGGACGTTCTCACCGGGGCCCTCGCCCTGGCCGTACTGGCCGCCGTACATGTGATGGCATGCCTCGACGTACGGCATGGATTCGTTCATGAATCGCTTGCCGGCCATGTTGACGATGATCGAACCGGGGGAGTTGCGCTCGGAGAGCGCGAACCACGGTGCGTCCACCAGTGGAACGGTGGGCCCCCACCAGGCGTCTTCCATGACGTCCAGGGCGGCGCCCATTTTCTCGGCGGCCAGGATGCCGTCACCGGTGTTTGCCTTGGCACCCACGGTCCACTCGGTGGTGATCGGCGCCCGCTGGTACTTCACCCGCATCTGTTCGTTGTGCTCGAAGCCGCCGCTGCCGAGGATCACCCCGCGGCGGGCGCGGATCAGTTGTGGCTCAGCGGATTCCGGTGCGTCGGTGGACTTGACGTAGATGCCGCGGACCACACCGTCCTCGACGTAGAGGTCGGTGAAGGCGGTGTTCAGGCGTACCGGCACACCGGCCTGCTGCAGGCCGATGCGTAGCGGGGCGATGAGCGCACGGCCCATGCCCACCAGGTTCTTCCCGGTGGACTTGGCCCACACGGTGCGGGCCCCGATCTTGAGGCTGCGGAGCACCCCGCGCGGGTGCCGCTTGAGCTGGTTGAGCCGCACGTAGTCCTGCTGCATCACCACCACGTTGAGGGGCACCTTGCCGTAGGGCGGTTCCAGCCCGGCCAGGTCCGCCCCGAGCTTCTTGGCATCGAACGGTTTGGGCTCGACGGACCGCCCGCTGGGCTTTCCGCCTGGGGTCTCCGGGTAGTAGTCGGAGTATCCCGGCACCCAGCACAGCTTCAGCGGTGAATGCGCGGTGACGAACGAGAGCATCTCCGGCCCGCGCCGCAGATACGTGTCGATCTTCTCGGCGGGCACCACGTCGCCGATGATGGCGTGCAAGTACGTCCGGGCGGCCTCCGGGGTGTCGGTGACCCCGGCACGCTTGAGGACTTCGTTGTTCGGAATCCACACACCGCCGCCGGAGCGGGCGGTCGAACCGCCATAGTGTGCGGCCTTCTCAACAACTAGTGTTGATAGCCCCTGGTGAGCGGCGGTGAGGGCGGCGACCATGCCAGCGCCGCCACTGCCGACGACGATGACATCGAACTCCTGACCAGTCATGTAGAACACGTTATAGAATTGCCCGGGCCGCGAACAACTGCCCCGGTCAAACAAGTGAGGGGAATTCACGACATGCTGGGCGAACAGACCCGAGCGAAGCTGGCCGCCGACCTGGCCGAGGCCGAGCGCAGCCGGGTGCCGATCGATCCCTTGACTGCTGCGTATCCGGATATCGATGTTGTGGACGCGTATCAGATCCAGTTGATCAACATTCGTTCGCGGGTGGCCGAGGGAGCTCGGGTGGTGGGCCACAAGGTGGGTCTGTCCAGC from Mycolicibacterium tokaiense includes the following:
- the kstD gene encoding 3-oxosteroid 1-dehydrogenase, which encodes MTGQEFDVIVVGSGGAGMVAALTAAHQGLSTLVVEKAAHYGGSTARSGGGVWIPNNEVLKRAGVTDTPEAARTYLHAIIGDVVPAEKIDTYLRRGPEMLSFVTAHSPLKLCWVPGYSDYYPETPGGKPSGRSVEPKPFDAKKLGADLAGLEPPYGKVPLNVVVMQQDYVRLNQLKRHPRGVLRSLKIGARTVWAKSTGKNLVGMGRALIAPLRIGLQQAGVPVRLNTAFTDLYVEDGVVRGIYVKSTDAPESAEPQLIRARRGVILGSGGFEHNEQMRVKYQRAPITTEWTVGAKANTGDGILAAEKMGAALDVMEDAWWGPTVPLVDAPWFALSERNSPGSIIVNMAGKRFMNESMPYVEACHHMYGGQYGQGEGPGENVPSWLIFDQQYRDRYIFAGLQPGQRIPKKWLESGVIVKADTLAELADKAGLPADAFAATIERFNGFARSGVDQDFHRGESAYDRYYGDPTNKPNPNLGEISHGPFYAAKMVPGDLGTKGGVVTDVHGRALRDDGSVIEGLYAAGNVSAPVMGHTYPGPGGTIGPAMTFGYLAALHIAGKA